Proteins from a genomic interval of Acetobacterium woodii DSM 1030:
- a CDS encoding corrinoid protein produces MSKIEDVKVLVETGKSKKVAAAVQEALDAGDKAQDILDAMIASMGVVGDKFSTGEIFVPEMLIAAKAMSKGVDVLKPIMAGDTSNSLGTCIMGTVAGDLHDIGKNLVIMMLESSGFDMVDLGVDVPAEKFVEAVKENDNVVLVACSGLLTTTMPALKEAVQTIKAACPEMKVIVGGAPVTQEYADEIGADGYAPDAGSSAAKAKELIGA; encoded by the coding sequence ATGTCTAAAATTGAAGATGTAAAAGTATTGGTCGAAACTGGTAAATCAAAAAAAGTTGCAGCAGCTGTTCAGGAAGCTCTGGATGCTGGCGATAAAGCACAGGATATTCTGGATGCGATGATCGCTTCCATGGGTGTTGTTGGTGATAAGTTCTCGACTGGTGAAATTTTTGTTCCAGAAATGTTAATTGCTGCAAAAGCAATGTCAAAAGGGGTAGACGTGTTAAAACCAATTATGGCTGGCGACACATCAAACTCATTAGGAACCTGTATCATGGGTACAGTAGCTGGAGATTTACATGATATTGGTAAAAATCTGGTTATTATGATGCTTGAAAGCTCAGGATTTGATATGGTTGATTTAGGCGTTGACGTTCCTGCTGAAAAATTTGTTGAAGCAGTTAAAGAAAATGACAATGTTGTATTGGTTGCTTGTTCAGGCTTGTTAACTACAACGATGCCAGCATTAAAAGAAGCTGTACAAACAATCAAAGCTGCTTGTCCAGAAATGAAAGTAATTGTTGGTGGAGCACCTGTTACGCAAGAATATGCTGATGAAATCGGTGCTGATGGTTATGCACCAGATGCCGGAAGTTCAGCAGCAAAAGCCAAAGAACTTATTGGCGCTTAA
- a CDS encoding uroporphyrinogen decarboxylase family protein yields MLTIKQNLLETINGGNPDRFVKQYEFMDLIMEVPLGVEFNYGQTWKDHWGITWQWPEGQLGMFPVHHDGLAVIKDITKWKDVVKKPLIETSDEMWAPAIAHANAIDRNEKFVSAFYAPGIFEMTHHLMGMENALMALYEEPEAMQELIDYLTEYELDFAAVLIDKLHPEALLHHDDWGSQISSFVSPDMFEEFFLPAYKKIYQFYKDNGVQLIVHHSDSYAANLVPFMIEMGIDIWQGVMNTNDIPELLKEYGGKISFMGGLHSGLVDYPGWTKEVVKKQVEETCRANGYKYFIPCQTSGLPIENFEGCNAYIDECIDEMSKEVFK; encoded by the coding sequence ATGCTAACAATAAAACAAAATTTATTAGAAACTATTAATGGTGGTAATCCTGATCGTTTTGTAAAACAATATGAGTTTATGGACTTAATCATGGAAGTGCCATTGGGTGTGGAATTCAATTATGGCCAGACCTGGAAAGATCATTGGGGAATTACCTGGCAATGGCCAGAAGGACAACTGGGGATGTTTCCAGTACATCATGATGGCTTGGCAGTTATTAAAGATATTACTAAGTGGAAAGACGTCGTTAAGAAGCCATTAATTGAAACTTCAGATGAAATGTGGGCACCCGCGATTGCGCATGCCAATGCAATAGATCGCAACGAAAAATTTGTTAGTGCATTTTATGCTCCGGGTATTTTTGAAATGACGCATCATCTGATGGGGATGGAAAATGCCCTAATGGCTTTATATGAAGAACCAGAAGCAATGCAGGAATTGATTGACTACTTAACAGAATATGAGCTGGATTTTGCGGCAGTGCTTATTGATAAACTTCACCCCGAAGCATTACTCCATCATGATGACTGGGGTAGTCAAATTTCTTCTTTTGTATCACCAGACATGTTTGAAGAATTCTTCCTGCCAGCTTACAAAAAAATCTATCAATTCTATAAAGACAATGGCGTGCAACTGATTGTACATCATAGTGACTCTTACGCTGCCAATTTAGTACCATTTATGATTGAAATGGGGATCGACATCTGGCAGGGCGTTATGAATACCAATGATATTCCGGAATTACTTAAAGAGTATGGCGGAAAAATTTCCTTCATGGGCGGTCTTCATAGTGGCTTGGTTGACTATCCTGGTTGGACTAAAGAAGTGGTTAAAAAACAAGTTGAAGAAACTTGCCGCGCTAATGGTTATAAATACTTTATTCCATGCCAGACATCAGGTTTACCGATTGAGAATTTTGAAGGCTGTAATGCTTATATCGATGAATGTATCGATGAAATGAGCAAAGAAGTATTTAAATAA
- a CDS encoding MarR family winged helix-turn-helix transcriptional regulator → MEHDKRVGLAVRIFSNHIGREIEHQITNNLPNGITGLQGRVICFIKSRADDVFQKDIEEEYDIRRSTATGMLQLMEKNGLLIREAVSYDARLKKIVLTDKALKIHDQIIEEIDRIENQLINDLTEDEINTFFSIIKKITNNIK, encoded by the coding sequence ATGGAACATGATAAAAGGGTCGGGCTTGCGGTCCGGATTTTTTCAAATCATATTGGCCGCGAAATCGAGCATCAAATAACGAACAATCTTCCGAATGGCATTACCGGGTTGCAGGGGCGCGTCATTTGTTTTATAAAGAGCAGAGCGGATGATGTTTTTCAAAAAGATATTGAAGAGGAATACGACATCAGACGTTCCACGGCGACAGGTATGTTGCAGCTGATGGAAAAAAACGGTCTTCTTATCCGGGAAGCTGTTTCCTACGATGCCAGACTGAAAAAGATTGTTTTAACTGATAAAGCCCTGAAAATTCATGATCAGATTATCGAAGAAATAGACCGGATTGAAAATCAGCTGATCAACGATTTGACAGAAGATGAAATAAATACATTTTTTTCGATCATCAAAAAAATTACCAATAATATTAAATAG